The following proteins come from a genomic window of Candidatus Methylomirabilis lanthanidiphila:
- a CDS encoding UDP-glucose 4-epimerase, with translation MDLVTGGAGFIGSHLVEELVRQRRRVRVLDNFCTGRREHLDAVRDEIELVEGDILEAATVRAAMRGVRRVFHQAALRSVPRSVDDPLTSSRVNVEGTLNVLIAARDERVERVVYASSSSVYGNSQRFPLSEEQRTSPVSPYAITKLAGEEFCRVFASLYGLSSVALRYFNVFGPRQDPESQYAAVIPRFLATALRGESLEVHGDGRQSRDFTYVQNVVLANCLAAKSARGGGEVFNVACGRQHSLMDIVKLLGEMFGHEGHSIRWRHTPPRPGDVRHTLANIGKAQQILGYEAPVQFTQGLYLTVEALRNGTVSLGAAGKQ, from the coding sequence ATGGACTTGGTGACGGGGGGCGCGGGATTCATCGGCTCGCATCTGGTAGAGGAGTTAGTGCGTCAACGGCGGCGGGTTCGGGTGCTCGACAACTTCTGTACTGGTCGGCGTGAGCACCTGGATGCCGTGCGTGACGAGATCGAGTTGGTAGAGGGCGACATTCTGGAGGCTGCTACGGTCAGGGCCGCCATGAGAGGTGTGCGCCGAGTATTCCACCAAGCGGCCTTGCGCTCGGTACCCCGCTCTGTTGATGACCCACTGACAAGTAGCAGGGTCAACGTGGAAGGGACCCTGAACGTCCTGATTGCGGCGAGGGATGAAAGGGTGGAGCGGGTGGTCTATGCCTCGTCCTCGTCGGTGTACGGTAACAGCCAAAGATTCCCCTTGAGCGAGGAACAGCGCACGTCTCCGGTTTCCCCGTACGCCATTACGAAGCTGGCGGGGGAGGAATTCTGTCGAGTCTTTGCGTCCCTCTATGGCCTCTCTTCCGTGGCGTTACGCTACTTCAACGTCTTTGGCCCACGGCAGGATCCTGAGTCGCAGTACGCAGCAGTCATTCCCCGTTTCTTGGCGACGGCACTCCGAGGGGAGAGCCTGGAAGTCCACGGCGACGGGAGGCAATCCAGGGACTTCACCTACGTGCAGAATGTAGTGTTGGCCAACTGCCTGGCGGCGAAAAGTGCGCGGGGGGGTGGCGAGGTGTTCAATGTAGCTTGCGGCCGGCAGCATTCACTCATGGACATCGTCAAGCTATTGGGCGAGATGTTCGGGCACGAGGGCCACTCCATCCGTTGGCGCCACACCCCGCCTCGACCGGGTGACGTACGGCACACTTTGGCCAACATCGGTAAGGCTCAGCAGATCCTGGGCTACGAAGCTCCTGTGCAGTTCACCCAAGGGTTGTATCTGACCGTAGAAGCCCTCCGTAACGGCACGGTCTCCTTGGGCGCGGCAGGCAAACAGTGA
- a CDS encoding Glycosyltransferase, group 1 family protein, with protein MSPIPILYTIPRLSIGGAQTHLLEVLRLLNRRRFSPLLCCLATDQGDSSYLIQQVRELEVPMIDAGIRNVPNSLIRPHTFLQMARVARILRNYGVQVVHSYLFPANWFGTLTARLARVPVTIASKRNVDVYTQATDRWACRMINRLADRVTAVSQTVRDHVHQTEGCPLEKIVVIPNGVDANRLRWTACELTDTKEVLGAVAGEAVIGTIARLVWYKGLEYLLKAAALIVGRQPSVRFVVVGDGPLRRPLEEKARALRLNGAVRFLGAVPNASSLLPGFDIFVLSSLWEGMSNSLLEAMAAGKPVVATDVGGGSEVVLEGKTGFLVPPKDPEALADAVLRLLAAPDLARNLGVAGRVRVESKFTLEIMVARLEELYDSLLTSRIGAL; from the coding sequence ATGAGTCCCATCCCGATCCTCTACACCATTCCACGGTTGTCTATCGGCGGGGCGCAAACCCACCTGTTAGAGGTGCTGCGCCTCCTGAATCGTCGGCGCTTTTCTCCACTCCTGTGCTGCCTGGCTACCGACCAAGGCGATTCCTCCTATCTCATCCAACAGGTGCGAGAGTTGGAGGTGCCCATGATTGATGCGGGGATACGGAATGTCCCTAACTCTCTCATCCGTCCCCATACATTCCTTCAGATGGCACGGGTAGCTCGGATACTGAGAAATTATGGGGTCCAGGTGGTCCACAGCTACCTCTTTCCTGCGAACTGGTTTGGGACGCTCACGGCTCGTCTCGCTCGCGTGCCTGTAACAATCGCCAGCAAGCGCAATGTGGATGTCTATACGCAGGCCACAGATCGATGGGCATGTCGCATGATTAATCGACTGGCAGACCGCGTGACTGCCGTTTCCCAGACAGTCCGAGATCATGTTCATCAGACCGAAGGGTGCCCGCTGGAAAAGATCGTCGTCATTCCCAATGGAGTGGATGCCAACCGATTGAGGTGGACAGCCTGTGAACTGACAGACACGAAAGAAGTGCTGGGAGCTGTTGCGGGGGAGGCAGTGATTGGAACCATCGCTCGCCTCGTCTGGTATAAGGGCCTGGAATATCTATTGAAGGCGGCAGCCTTGATTGTAGGGCGCCAGCCTTCAGTCCGGTTCGTTGTGGTCGGGGACGGTCCCCTTCGCCGGCCGCTGGAAGAGAAGGCTAGAGCGTTGAGACTGAATGGGGCAGTCCGGTTCTTAGGCGCGGTACCCAACGCATCGAGTCTCCTCCCAGGCTTTGACATTTTTGTCCTCTCCTCCCTGTGGGAAGGGATGTCTAATAGTCTTCTTGAAGCCATGGCTGCCGGAAAGCCCGTAGTGGCTACCGATGTAGGGGGAGGTTCCGAAGTGGTGCTGGAGGGGAAGACGGGATTCCTGGTGCCGCCTAAGGACCCTGAAGCGCTGGCCGACGCCGTTCTGCGCCTTCTGGCCGCGCCGGATCTGGCCCGAAATCTGGGAGTAGCCGGACGGGTTCGCGTCGAGTCCAAGTTTACTCTCGAGATAATGGTCGCCCGCTTGGAAGAGTTATACGACAGCCTCCTGACGTCACGGATTGGTGCGTTATGA
- a CDS encoding D-aspartate ligase yields MAVVYPDNLAALGVCRALGVLGIRVTVLSSDRTAPGQYSRYATRVACPAQSGEAELIDFLVEFGRAQQPNPVLFLTDDASIVALHRHRHLLENYYRFPLAPWPVLRRIMLKDQLYRSLEGVVPLPRTCVPIHERQLADVAGDVGYPALIKPLLRCLSDSADLNGPPFEKLFGSKAVRVHTFTALTDAYRTASAHGFRVVVQEEIEGPPTSLYSLGLYAARHGGVKATFTSQKLGQVPADFGDGLIVRAVRAPELIPLGERVIRHVGYYGIADIEFKWDARAKLFKLLDINPRPWLWINLLTACGVNLSYAAYLDALGRPINPTLFDQRDFQTRWISMRGFLVSLIRSLGAKRHDGDLLGLLRHCRGQRIGPLFNVKDPLFRMFLSPGYWRDAWLQASREIQRLHTSPGAISGHPLLNE; encoded by the coding sequence ATGGCGGTCGTGTACCCGGACAACCTGGCGGCCCTCGGGGTCTGTCGAGCGTTGGGGGTGCTGGGCATCCGGGTCACCGTCCTCTCTTCAGACCGAACGGCACCAGGGCAGTATTCCCGTTATGCCACGCGGGTAGCCTGCCCGGCTCAATCCGGCGAGGCCGAACTCATAGACTTCCTCGTAGAGTTCGGCCGGGCTCAGCAGCCGAATCCGGTCCTGTTTTTGACGGACGATGCCTCAATCGTGGCGCTCCACCGGCATCGGCACCTCCTGGAGAACTATTATCGGTTCCCGTTAGCGCCATGGCCGGTCCTGCGCCGGATCATGTTAAAAGACCAACTATACCGATCCCTCGAGGGGGTCGTCCCGTTGCCGCGCACCTGCGTTCCGATTCATGAGCGTCAGTTGGCCGATGTGGCCGGAGATGTCGGGTACCCGGCTCTGATCAAGCCTCTGCTTCGCTGTCTTTCGGACTCCGCCGATCTCAATGGCCCGCCCTTTGAAAAGCTGTTTGGCTCGAAAGCCGTTCGGGTTCATACGTTCACAGCGCTTACAGACGCCTATCGAACTGCCTCTGCGCACGGGTTTCGTGTGGTGGTGCAGGAGGAAATCGAGGGACCTCCGACCTCGCTCTACTCTCTTGGTCTGTATGCTGCCCGACACGGGGGTGTCAAGGCGACTTTTACATCGCAGAAGCTGGGCCAGGTCCCCGCCGACTTCGGCGATGGGCTGATTGTCAGAGCGGTCCGGGCGCCTGAACTGATCCCGTTGGGAGAACGGGTAATCCGACACGTCGGTTATTACGGAATAGCCGACATCGAATTCAAGTGGGATGCCCGGGCCAAGCTCTTTAAGCTCCTGGACATCAACCCCAGACCTTGGCTCTGGATTAACCTCCTCACAGCCTGCGGGGTGAATCTCTCTTACGCCGCCTATCTCGATGCCCTGGGTCGTCCGATCAACCCAACACTTTTCGATCAGCGCGATTTTCAGACGAGGTGGATTTCGATGAGAGGGTTCTTGGTCTCTCTGATCCGGTCCCTCGGGGCGAAACGACATGACGGGGATCTCTTGGGCCTGCTGCGCCATTGCCGGGGGCAGCGTATCGGCCCGCTATTTAATGTCAAGGATCCCCTGTTCCGGATGTTCCTCAGTCCGGGGTATTGGCGGGACGCGTGGTTGCAGGCATCGCGGGAAATCCAGCGCCTTCACACATCCCCCGGAGCGATCAGTGGGCATCCGCTCCTCAATGAATAA
- a CDS encoding serine O-acetyltransferase, which translates to MGIRSSMNKIYDLLSKHLPSNALRIGCQRAKGVRIGRNVYLAYDVSIDMACPELVEIGESVRIGIGVIILAHNRPSDGWLAYLGQVQQKVCIRRHAVVSAGAIILPGVTVGEFAIVREGAVVREDVPSFTVVAGVPARVIENLPRDQARDGVVGHGDAPP; encoded by the coding sequence GTGGGCATCCGCTCCTCAATGAATAAGATCTACGATCTGCTCTCTAAGCATCTGCCGTCCAATGCCCTACGAATCGGCTGTCAGCGGGCCAAAGGGGTCAGAATCGGGAGAAACGTCTACCTGGCCTATGATGTCAGTATCGACATGGCCTGCCCAGAGCTGGTGGAGATCGGTGAGAGTGTGCGGATCGGGATCGGGGTCATCATCCTGGCGCACAACCGGCCTTCCGACGGGTGGCTGGCCTATCTTGGACAGGTTCAACAAAAGGTGTGTATCCGGCGTCACGCGGTCGTTTCGGCGGGCGCCATTATTCTGCCTGGGGTGACCGTGGGAGAGTTTGCCATCGTACGAGAGGGAGCAGTGGTCAGAGAAGATGTTCCTTCATTTACCGTGGTGGCCGGTGTTCCGGCGCGGGTCATTGAGAATCTGCCTCGGGACCAGGCGCGAGACGGAGTTGTCGGACACGGGGACGCGCCCCCGTAG
- a CDS encoding Glycosyl transferase, group 1, which translates to MKPLAYIVGTFPTITETFILGEMQALCVQGVTLHLFALRRPIEIAQYAPKTDFGAMMHYGPAFLDRHLWGANLRMLRAYPGRYLKIVGGLLARTAVNPIHCLKALGVFPIAVAFAEVVAESGIEHIHAHWATHPATVAYIISRLLKIPFSFTAHAYDATLIRTMMREKVRRAAFIITCTRLNRRLLTALFPESESKILVNHHGIFLDRFIPNGKQIVQPQAEFRILSCGSLYPRKGFPDLVEACRLLRDKGWKFRCEIIGEGPLRRRLERSIALHHLEEVVSLRGALPQKEVIDSYRAADLFVLSCTTDHLGWDELFSDPLLLLEVGLAAPFRPVTDGIPNVLVEAMAMGIPVVSTNAGAVPELIQDGRTGTLVPERDPRALAAAIDHLLTNPHTRQELAREARETVRRYFDRSKNVGALLTTFTSRLQTNGNRISRCD; encoded by the coding sequence ATGAAGCCGCTCGCCTATATCGTGGGAACCTTCCCCACCATCACGGAGACCTTCATCCTTGGGGAAATGCAAGCGTTGTGCGTCCAAGGCGTCACGCTGCACCTGTTTGCCTTGCGGCGACCGATCGAGATTGCTCAGTATGCGCCGAAGACCGACTTCGGAGCGATGATGCACTACGGCCCCGCGTTTCTTGATCGGCATCTGTGGGGGGCCAACCTTCGGATGCTCCGCGCCTACCCTGGACGGTATCTCAAAATTGTGGGCGGCCTGCTCGCGCGAACCGCAGTGAACCCGATCCATTGCCTGAAGGCCCTTGGAGTATTTCCGATTGCGGTTGCGTTCGCCGAAGTTGTCGCTGAAAGTGGGATCGAGCATATTCACGCTCACTGGGCAACGCACCCGGCAACCGTCGCCTACATCATCTCCCGTCTGCTCAAAATCCCGTTCAGCTTCACGGCTCACGCGTATGATGCCACCTTAATTCGGACGATGATGCGGGAAAAGGTACGACGGGCGGCATTTATTATCACCTGTACCCGCCTTAACCGCAGGTTACTGACGGCTCTGTTTCCGGAGTCTGAGAGTAAGATCTTAGTTAACCATCACGGCATCTTCCTTGACAGATTTATTCCCAACGGCAAACAGATTGTGCAACCCCAGGCCGAATTCCGCATTCTGTCCTGCGGCAGTCTTTACCCGAGAAAAGGATTTCCTGATCTCGTGGAGGCCTGTCGACTCCTGCGGGACAAGGGCTGGAAATTCCGATGTGAAATTATCGGCGAGGGGCCGTTACGACGCCGGCTAGAGCGTTCTATCGCACTGCACCATTTAGAGGAGGTCGTCAGCCTTCGGGGCGCTTTACCCCAGAAGGAGGTCATCGACAGCTATCGAGCAGCAGACCTATTCGTGTTGTCGTGTACGACAGACCATCTTGGATGGGACGAACTCTTCAGCGATCCGCTATTACTGCTGGAGGTGGGACTGGCTGCTCCTTTCAGGCCCGTCACGGATGGCATCCCAAACGTCCTGGTCGAGGCCATGGCTATGGGGATCCCCGTGGTCTCGACAAATGCCGGAGCCGTGCCCGAACTCATACAGGACGGCCGGACAGGAACCCTTGTTCCTGAGCGAGATCCTCGCGCTCTCGCCGCGGCTATAGACCATCTGCTCACGAATCCCCATACGCGTCAAGAGCTTGCTCGCGAGGCCAGGGAGACCGTCCGGCGATACTTTGATCGGTCTAAGAATGTCGGGGCGTTGCTGACGACTTTTACTTCTCGACTCCAGACGAACGGTAACCGGATAAGTCGTTGCGATTAA
- a CDS encoding glycosyl transferase, with amino-acid sequence MLPPAAVIESVGSELPTVSIVIPVRNEEDCIARCLNAVLAQTYPPALLEIIVIDAHSHDRSRAIVADYAGRDARITLLSNPIGTIPAGLNVGIRAARGEVIARVDARTILASDYLSTAVELLVSMRAHNVGGPVRSITPTLGGRALALAWGSRFGLGGASERYRESTECWTDTVYLGVYPRKVFETIGLYDENILQDEDAELNYRLRSHGGRILVSPRLRSYYFNSPSLRRLAWKNLVFGYSKVQVCQKYPRMMNWRHFVPPIFVAGLLLGPILGSVHWLFGAVWIVGVGSYLLVCLGVMGRYLLQGEGRTTMLLPLIFPILHLSWGAGFLAGTVRFFSRWFRYEPAPPPPLSQASAPLIQEAIGFAVRKRP; translated from the coding sequence ATGCTCCCTCCTGCAGCCGTCATTGAAAGTGTGGGGTCGGAGTTACCGACCGTATCAATCGTGATTCCCGTGCGAAACGAGGAGGACTGCATCGCCCGGTGCCTCAACGCTGTCCTTGCGCAGACCTATCCTCCCGCCTTACTGGAGATCATCGTGATAGACGCACACTCTCATGATCGATCGCGTGCGATCGTTGCGGATTACGCGGGGCGTGACGCGCGGATCACGCTGCTCTCCAACCCCATAGGTACGATTCCCGCCGGTTTGAACGTAGGAATACGGGCCGCTCGGGGAGAGGTGATTGCGCGGGTCGATGCCCGAACTATTCTAGCCTCTGACTATCTGAGCACCGCAGTTGAATTACTGGTCTCGATGCGGGCGCATAATGTGGGCGGCCCCGTCCGGAGCATTACCCCTACGCTTGGCGGGCGGGCGCTGGCGTTAGCTTGGGGGTCTCGCTTTGGCCTCGGTGGAGCATCGGAACGCTACCGGGAATCTACGGAATGCTGGACCGACACAGTCTATCTCGGTGTCTATCCGCGTAAGGTGTTCGAGACTATCGGCCTCTACGACGAGAATATTCTTCAAGATGAGGATGCGGAGCTCAACTATCGGCTTCGATCTCATGGGGGACGGATTCTCGTGAGCCCGAGGCTACGCTCGTATTACTTTAACTCCCCCTCACTGCGACGGTTGGCGTGGAAGAATCTCGTCTTCGGGTACTCGAAGGTCCAAGTATGTCAAAAATATCCTCGGATGATGAACTGGCGCCACTTCGTCCCCCCCATTTTTGTAGCTGGTCTCCTGCTCGGCCCCATTCTGGGAAGTGTCCATTGGCTCTTTGGCGCCGTCTGGATTGTTGGCGTGGGCAGTTACCTGCTGGTGTGTCTCGGGGTGATGGGCCGCTACCTCCTTCAGGGAGAGGGACGGACAACGATGCTCCTCCCTCTGATCTTTCCGATTCTGCATCTGAGCTGGGGGGCCGGGTTCCTGGCGGGAACCGTGCGCTTCTTCTCGCGATGGTTCCGGTATGAGCCCGCGCCGCCGCCGCCTCTCTCTCAGGCATCGGCACCCCTCATTCAGGAAGCGATTGGATTTGCCGTCCGGAAAAGACCATGA
- a CDS encoding O-Antigen ligase has translation MQISAARSTAMEPWALGAGGLCLALLVGGVAYLGGPVLVPVVIVAIVMGSVILFRPEVGVLVLLATFLFKYPKFLEGSGWLTINNLLGLTLSAVLLATVAVRKQLWFLKAPQVQMFLLLGLVMYVNWLFVARIEAPAHLSRLDLTGSDVERYITRLAFLTFFVAFIRTSRQLLLVTGVLLIAIFLTVPNAILHSLTAAGKVETLRAAATTGIEAARNSNYLAFICLMGITLIWFALVEYRGRLLRLLGSLAILTLVLTIVLSGSRAGLINLTLLPLLLLGQSGLRRGQVAAVIFLLVLSISVSLVLVPQPVLQRLGTILPTYEGEAVSRSTELRLLMQHMGLTRFWENPFIGVGIGNLRWMNAMDPTSGGIPLAAHNAYLLALAEGGIVLLAAYLLLFWQTFRDLGKALTLSTLAPEVYLRWLILATRTNLILLMVFSFFTDTWKEFYYLLILGTTAVLSQLYRKAAEQS, from the coding sequence ATGCAGATTTCAGCCGCTAGAAGTACCGCAATGGAGCCGTGGGCTCTTGGGGCCGGGGGATTGTGCCTCGCCTTGCTCGTCGGCGGTGTGGCTTACCTTGGCGGCCCGGTGCTCGTACCGGTCGTGATCGTGGCCATCGTGATGGGGTCTGTCATCCTTTTTCGACCGGAAGTAGGGGTTCTTGTCCTGCTCGCCACGTTCCTGTTCAAGTATCCGAAGTTCCTTGAAGGATCAGGCTGGCTGACGATAAATAATCTCCTGGGGCTGACCTTAAGTGCGGTCCTCCTGGCCACTGTCGCTGTCCGAAAACAGCTCTGGTTTCTCAAGGCACCTCAGGTCCAGATGTTTCTCCTGCTGGGATTGGTCATGTATGTCAACTGGCTGTTCGTTGCTCGTATAGAGGCGCCCGCTCATCTGAGTCGCCTGGATTTAACCGGCAGCGACGTAGAGCGCTATATTACTCGACTGGCCTTTTTGACCTTCTTTGTCGCCTTCATCCGGACCTCTCGACAGCTCCTGTTGGTGACCGGCGTGTTACTTATTGCCATCTTCCTGACCGTTCCAAACGCCATCCTGCACTCCCTGACGGCCGCCGGGAAAGTAGAAACACTCAGGGCAGCGGCAACCACCGGGATCGAGGCGGCGAGGAACTCCAATTATCTAGCCTTTATCTGTCTCATGGGGATCACTCTTATCTGGTTTGCGCTTGTGGAGTACCGGGGAAGGTTGTTGCGTCTCCTGGGGAGCTTGGCGATTCTTACCCTGGTATTAACCATCGTTCTGAGCGGCTCACGGGCCGGCTTGATCAACCTGACACTTTTGCCCTTACTGCTTTTAGGCCAAAGCGGCTTACGACGAGGTCAGGTCGCTGCGGTGATCTTTCTACTTGTCCTCTCCATCAGTGTGAGCCTTGTTCTCGTTCCTCAGCCTGTCCTTCAGCGACTTGGCACCATCTTACCAACATACGAAGGCGAGGCAGTGTCCCGATCAACCGAACTTCGTCTGTTGATGCAACACATGGGCCTTACGCGGTTTTGGGAGAACCCCTTTATAGGCGTGGGAATTGGGAACCTTCGATGGATGAATGCAATGGACCCCACCTCCGGTGGCATACCGTTGGCTGCCCACAACGCGTATCTTCTAGCTCTCGCCGAGGGTGGAATCGTTCTCCTCGCAGCGTACCTTCTGCTGTTTTGGCAAACGTTTCGGGACCTTGGAAAAGCTCTGACGCTGTCCACTCTAGCCCCCGAAGTGTATCTCCGATGGCTGATCCTGGCCACCAGGACCAATCTTATCCTCCTCATGGTCTTCTCCTTCTTTACGGACACCTGGAAGGAGTTCTATTACCTTCTCATCCTGGGAACCACGGCGGTGCTGTCTCAGCTCTATCGAAAGGCTGCAGAACAGTCATGA
- a CDS encoding spore coat protein, whose protein sequence is MANQREIVSDDSMLSVLPQRSAFLQFHKPSIDEDEIGEVVDTLRSGWLTMGPKTLRFEEQFAGYIGAKHALAVNSCTAALHLALDAIGVGAGDEVITCTFTFAATAAVILHCGAKPVLVDCLPDTLTIDPEQVEAAITPRTKAIIPVHFAGHPCEMAAILEIARRHKLVVVEDAAHALPAAYRGRRIGTLGDLTAFSFYAIKNITTGEGGMVTTDRQDYAERIGQRRLHGINRDAWKRYADQGSWRYEISYPGFKYNMTDLNASLGIHQLRKCDRFHRARNRCAALYLEGLSQLAEITLPTTRPEVEHAWHLFPIRLNLESMTVGRDGFIELLRQEKIGTSVHFIPLHLHPYYRQVFGYQPQDFPHSLAAFEQIISLPIYPDMSEEDMRDVVQAVTKIVKTHAVRRRTGRG, encoded by the coding sequence ATGGCAAATCAACGTGAGATCGTAAGCGACGACAGCATGCTATCCGTGTTGCCTCAGCGCAGTGCTTTCTTGCAGTTCCATAAGCCGTCGATCGATGAAGATGAGATCGGAGAAGTGGTCGATACGTTGCGCTCCGGCTGGCTGACCATGGGGCCAAAGACGCTGAGGTTTGAAGAGCAATTCGCCGGCTATATCGGCGCGAAGCACGCGTTGGCGGTGAACTCCTGTACTGCGGCTTTGCATCTCGCGCTGGACGCCATTGGTGTAGGAGCGGGGGACGAGGTGATCACATGCACCTTTACCTTCGCCGCCACCGCTGCAGTGATCCTCCATTGCGGCGCGAAACCCGTGTTAGTGGACTGCCTGCCGGATACATTAACCATCGATCCCGAGCAGGTAGAGGCTGCTATCACGCCCAGGACGAAGGCGATCATCCCTGTCCACTTTGCCGGTCACCCATGTGAGATGGCGGCGATCCTTGAGATCGCCCGCCGTCACAAGCTGGTCGTGGTCGAGGATGCGGCGCATGCCCTTCCCGCCGCCTATCGCGGTCGGCGAATAGGCACCCTCGGAGACCTGACGGCGTTCAGCTTTTATGCCATCAAGAATATTACGACCGGAGAAGGGGGAATGGTGACCACGGACCGCCAAGACTATGCCGAGCGCATCGGTCAGAGGCGGCTGCACGGCATCAATCGAGATGCGTGGAAACGCTATGCCGACCAGGGATCCTGGCGCTACGAGATCAGCTACCCCGGCTTTAAGTACAATATGACCGATCTCAACGCATCTCTGGGCATTCACCAGCTCAGGAAATGTGACCGCTTCCATAGGGCGCGCAATCGGTGTGCCGCTCTCTATCTGGAAGGACTGAGCCAGCTCGCGGAGATCACGCTTCCCACTACACGGCCTGAGGTTGAGCACGCGTGGCACCTCTTTCCCATCCGTCTGAACCTGGAGTCCATGACGGTGGGTCGCGACGGCTTCATTGAACTCCTGCGCCAGGAAAAGATCGGCACAAGCGTTCATTTTATTCCTCTTCACCTGCACCCATACTACCGACAAGTATTCGGTTATCAGCCTCAGGATTTTCCCCACTCTCTTGCTGCCTTCGAGCAGATTATCTCCTTGCCCATCTACCCCGACATGTCGGAGGAAGACATGCGAGATGTTGTTCAGGCGGTCACGAAGATTGTGAAAACCCATGCCGTAAGAAGGAGGACCGGTCGTGGCTAA